Below is a genomic region from Treponema sp. J25.
AGCTGAGCAAACTTCGAACTAATCGTCAGATATGAAACGACCCCGATGATAGCAATTTTTACCAGCGATTTAGCAAAATTGAAGAGCCCTTCGATAGAAAAAAGGGTCCGCTGAAAATAGGTTCCCAATCGGGGGACAATTTTTGAAAATTTTGGGGTCAGGGGTTTCGTGGTGAACAAAAAGCCTACCTGGACAAGGTTCGCAAAAATCCCTGCCACCAGCGCCACCAGCATGATGGGAAGGGCGAGGCGCAGAAAATACGAGATGAAGATTTCATACACCTGTCCATCCTTTGTAGGATCCAGATCGGTAAGCCGGGTAAAGAAAAAACGAAGCAATTCAAGACAGGTAGTAAACATGGAAGGGCCCAAAAAAAGCAGTACCAGAGCGGGCATCAGCAATACCAGGGCTCCTACCAACTCATGACTTTTGGCGACCCGGCCCTCTTCTCGGGCCTTGCGGATCTTGTACTCTGAGGGTTCTTCGGTTCGGCCTTCGTCTTCCGCTGCAAACCATTGAAGATCAATAGCCAGGGCCCGCAGTAACCGGGGGTCCACCTCACGTTGCGGACCGTGTGGTTCAAACCCCTTGTTCCTCTGCATCTCTTTGAACTTTTTATCCTCCGATCCTCCACCGACAGAGGGGGCCGGAAACAGCATTCTGAAATCCACCGTATTTTGCCTCATATGCTGCGCCCTACCTTGGCCAGGAAACTTTCGAGTTCAAAAAAACCCCGGTTAATCACGTAGGCAAAGGACTCAATAAGAAAGGGCATGCTTACCAGGATAAGAATGTAGGCCACCGTGATTGAAAGGGGAAACCCTTCCGTAAGGATATTGATTTGAGGAGCCGCCCGAGACAGGAGTCCCATGGCCAGGGATACGAGGAAAAGGGTTCCCAAAATAGGCATGGATATGACCAAGGCATCGATGAAGAGATTCACCAGGCCCCCTAGGAGTAGCTTAAAAACCCCTTCCCGCCCCGTCACCAGGGCGCTTACCGAAAGGGTCTGAAACGATCGGAGGAGGCCCCCCTGAAAAAGCTGTTGAAACCCTTCGATGGAAACAAAGGTAAGCATACCGATGATGTTCAGGTACTGCCCAAGAAGGGGGTTTTCTATCTGGGCCAGGGGATCGTAGGTTTCGGATGCCCCAAAGCCCATCTGGAGAGAAAAGAATTGGCCCGCCGAAGCAAAGGCGGAATACACGATAGTAAGGAAAAATCCCAGGATAACCCCGATCAGGGCCTCTCCAATCACCATAAAAAGGAACGTTAGGTTTAAAGCATCCGATGGAAGGGCGAGTTGAGGGGCCTGGGGAAAAATCACAAAGGCAGAAAAACCTGCCAGGGCAACCTTAGCGACCTGGGGTATCGCATCGGAAGAAAGCAGCGGGGCTGTCTCGATAAGGGCTAAGGCCCGGGTTGCAATAAGAATAAACAGGGGAGCCTTGGCCAGTATTTCCTCTAGCATGATAGGAGTTTCCCTCCCCCAGAAACAGGAATATTTCTTTTTGTTGCCCCCCGTTTTTTCTTTCCCCGTGGAATACGACCTATCATGGTTGTGGTCCCTCTTTTCCATCCATGCTACTTTTTTCCTTTTCTATTTTACCATCAAAGGAATCATCTTAAAAAGCTGAACCGTATAATCTCCCAGGGAACTAAACATAAAGCCCCCCAGGAAGGCCAGCACAAACAGAATGGCCAGGATTTTCGGTACAAAGGTAAGGGTCTGCTCCTGAATACTGGTGGTGGCCTGAAGGATAGAGACAATAAGACCCACCAGCAGGGCCGTGAACAAAATAGGAGCTGAAAGCAGAAGAATCTGAAAAATTCCTCCCCGCATAAGGGTCACAATATCACCAATACTCATTGGTTTACCTCTTCTTCCTCTTTTTTCAATGGGGGCCATGGCCGAGGGCCCCCATTCTTGG
It encodes:
- the flhB gene encoding flagellar biosynthesis protein FlhB, giving the protein MRQNTVDFRMLFPAPSVGGGSEDKKFKEMQRNKGFEPHGPQREVDPRLLRALAIDLQWFAAEDEGRTEEPSEYKIRKAREEGRVAKSHELVGALVLLMPALVLLFLGPSMFTTCLELLRFFFTRLTDLDPTKDGQVYEIFISYFLRLALPIMLVALVAGIFANLVQVGFLFTTKPLTPKFSKIVPRLGTYFQRTLFSIEGLFNFAKSLVKIAIIGVVSYLTISSKFAQLVSLERANLWTGFTVVSELAIRLLITAALLLLVLSVPDYLFQRWQYRESLKMTREEVKEERKMYEGDPLIKSRLRQRMRELLSRNMVANVPKADVVITNPTHYAVALEWNETTMTAPMVTAKGADEMALRIRKIAEENDVPIVENKPLARALYAETEIGDIIPEKYYQAIATILAHVYKLQKGRNKKAV
- the fliR gene encoding flagellar biosynthetic protein FliR, which encodes MLEEILAKAPLFILIATRALALIETAPLLSSDAIPQVAKVALAGFSAFVIFPQAPQLALPSDALNLTFLFMVIGEALIGVILGFFLTIVYSAFASAGQFFSLQMGFGASETYDPLAQIENPLLGQYLNIIGMLTFVSIEGFQQLFQGGLLRSFQTLSVSALVTGREGVFKLLLGGLVNLFIDALVISMPILGTLFLVSLAMGLLSRAAPQINILTEGFPLSITVAYILILVSMPFLIESFAYVINRGFFELESFLAKVGRSI
- the fliQ gene encoding flagellar biosynthesis protein FliQ, with the translated sequence MSIGDIVTLMRGGIFQILLLSAPILFTALLVGLIVSILQATTSIQEQTLTFVPKILAILFVLAFLGGFMFSSLGDYTVQLFKMIPLMVK